In Paenibacillus sp. JQZ6Y-1, a genomic segment contains:
- the atpG gene encoding ATP synthase F1 subunit gamma — translation MAKGMREIKRQIKSVQNTRQITKAMEMVAASKLRKAQEKAQAARPYSDKLREVVASIASGTKGVKHPMLDKRPVKRVAYLIVTSDRGLAGGYNANILRQVSADINKRHSSADEYELFVIGRKGRDYFRRRTMPVTDSVAELTDFPSYADIKSLAQAAIQGYEEGRYDELYLCYNQFINALTQTPTSVRLLPMDTMEVQSDTVTASYEYEPSAEEVLAVLLPKYAQTLIFNALLEGKASEQGARMTAMGSATKNASQMIGDLKLVYNRARQAAITQEITEIVAGANAQN, via the coding sequence ATGGCTAAAGGTATGCGTGAGATTAAAAGGCAGATCAAAAGTGTTCAGAACACAAGACAGATTACCAAAGCGATGGAAATGGTCGCAGCTTCCAAGCTTCGCAAAGCACAGGAGAAAGCACAGGCAGCACGCCCGTACTCCGATAAACTGCGTGAAGTGGTGGCAAGCATTGCGTCTGGCACAAAAGGCGTTAAGCATCCTATGCTGGACAAACGTCCGGTTAAACGTGTTGCTTACCTAATCGTGACATCCGATCGTGGTCTGGCTGGCGGTTACAATGCCAACATTCTGCGTCAGGTCAGCGCTGACATCAACAAGCGTCATTCGTCCGCGGACGAATACGAACTGTTTGTCATTGGACGTAAAGGCCGTGACTACTTCCGTCGTCGCACGATGCCTGTGACTGATTCGGTAGCCGAACTGACGGATTTCCCGTCGTATGCGGATATCAAATCACTTGCTCAGGCAGCGATTCAAGGGTATGAAGAAGGTCGTTACGATGAGCTGTACTTATGTTATAACCAGTTTATCAACGCGTTAACGCAAACACCGACATCTGTACGCTTGCTTCCGATGGATACAATGGAAGTACAATCCGATACGGTAACGGCGAGCTACGAATATGAGCCTTCAGCCGAGGAAGTACTGGCTGTATTGCTGCCGAAATATGCACAAACCCTGATCTTCAATGCGTTGCTGGAAGGTAAAGCAAGTGAGCAGGGCGCACGTATGACGGCAATGGGTAGCGCAACGAAGAATGCTTCCCAAATGATCGGCGATCTCAAACTGGTATATAACCGTGCACGTCAGGCGGCTATTACCCAGGAAATTACCGAGATCGTAGCAGGTGCAAACGCACAAAACTAA
- the atpD gene encoding F0F1 ATP synthase subunit beta, producing the protein MNTGRVVSIQGPVVDVEFDRGQLPEILNALKVDTTLENGRKIDLTLEVSNHQGDNLVRCIAMSSTDGLVRGLEVQDLGAPISVPVGEVTLGRVFNVLGQPIDEAGDVVSEINNPIHREAPKFDELSTQAEMLETGIKVIDLLAPYAKGGKIGLFGGAGVGKTVTIQELINNIAQEHGGISVFSGVGERTREGNDLYHEMRESGVINKTAMVFGQMNEPPGARLRVALTGLTMAEYFRDQEGKDVLLFIDNIFRFTQAGSEVSALLGRMPSAVGYQPTLATEMGQLQERITSTKKGSVTSIQAIYVPADDYTDPAPATTFAHLDATTNLERKISEMGIFPAVDPLASSSRILTPEVVGEEHYNVAQGVQRILARYQELQDIIAILGMDELSEEDKLTVSRARKIQRFLSQPFHVAEQFTGIKGRYVQVKETVRSFKEILDGKHDELPEAAFLFVGTIEEAVEKAKTL; encoded by the coding sequence ATGAATACAGGACGCGTTGTAAGTATTCAGGGTCCGGTTGTCGACGTTGAGTTTGATCGTGGTCAACTGCCGGAAATCCTGAACGCACTTAAGGTCGATACAACACTGGAAAACGGTAGAAAGATCGATCTGACGCTTGAAGTATCCAACCATCAGGGTGATAACCTGGTGCGTTGTATTGCAATGTCTTCCACAGACGGCCTTGTGCGCGGTCTGGAAGTACAAGATCTGGGTGCACCCATCTCCGTTCCAGTTGGTGAAGTAACACTGGGTCGCGTATTTAACGTACTCGGTCAGCCAATCGACGAAGCGGGTGATGTGGTTTCCGAGATTAACAACCCAATTCACCGTGAAGCACCAAAATTTGATGAACTGTCCACACAAGCAGAAATGCTGGAAACAGGGATCAAAGTTATCGACTTGCTCGCACCATACGCAAAAGGCGGTAAGATCGGTCTGTTCGGTGGTGCCGGTGTAGGTAAAACGGTAACGATTCAAGAACTGATCAACAACATCGCACAAGAGCACGGCGGTATCTCCGTATTCTCCGGTGTTGGTGAGCGTACTCGTGAAGGGAATGACCTGTACCACGAGATGAGAGAGTCTGGCGTTATTAATAAAACAGCAATGGTATTCGGACAGATGAACGAGCCTCCGGGCGCACGTCTGCGCGTTGCACTGACTGGTCTGACAATGGCGGAATATTTCCGTGATCAAGAAGGCAAAGACGTACTGCTGTTTATCGATAATATCTTCCGCTTTACACAAGCGGGTTCCGAAGTATCCGCCCTGCTGGGTCGCATGCCGTCCGCGGTAGGTTACCAGCCAACCCTCGCTACTGAGATGGGTCAGCTGCAAGAGCGTATTACTTCCACCAAAAAAGGTTCCGTTACGTCCATTCAGGCGATCTACGTGCCTGCGGATGACTATACTGACCCGGCTCCGGCAACAACATTTGCCCACTTGGATGCAACGACCAACCTGGAGCGTAAAATTTCCGAGATGGGTATCTTCCCAGCGGTTGATCCTCTGGCTTCCAGCTCCCGTATCCTGACACCAGAAGTAGTTGGCGAAGAGCACTACAATGTAGCGCAAGGCGTACAACGCATTCTGGCTCGTTATCAAGAGCTGCAAGATATTATCGCCATCCTCGGTATGGATGAACTGAGCGAGGAAGACAAGCTGACCGTTTCGCGTGCGCGCAAAATCCAGCGTTTCCTGTCCCAGCCATTCCACGTCGCCGAGCAGTTTACTGGTATCAAAGGTCGCTATGTACAAGTAAAAGAAACAGTACGTAGCTTCAAAGAGATTCTGGATGGTAAACACGATGAGCTTCCAGAAGCAGCATTCCTCTTTGTAGGCACAATCGAGGAAGCAGTGGAGAAAGCGAAAACACTGTAA
- a CDS encoding F0F1 ATP synthase subunit epsilon encodes MSTFLLEIVTPERLVFSEQVDRLIATGVEGELGILAGHIPTVTPLKVAPLTFQAGGKRSTFAIQGGFLEVRPDKVVVLAESAERSNDIDVERARAAKERAERRLSNRSSQDHIDFRRAELAMQRAMNRIKVSSSGENR; translated from the coding sequence GTGAGCACGTTTTTATTGGAAATCGTCACACCTGAGCGTCTGGTCTTTTCCGAACAGGTCGATCGTCTGATCGCTACAGGTGTCGAAGGCGAATTGGGCATTCTCGCCGGCCATATTCCAACGGTTACTCCACTCAAAGTGGCACCGTTGACGTTTCAGGCTGGCGGCAAAAGAAGTACATTTGCGATTCAAGGCGGCTTTCTAGAAGTGCGTCCCGACAAAGTGGTCGTACTCGCAGAGAGTGCTGAACGGTCCAATGATATCGATGTGGAACGCGCACGCGCTGCCAAAGAGCGTGCCGAGCGCCGACTGAGCAATCGCTCCAGTCAGGATCATATTGATTTCCGTCGTGCCGAGCTTGCTATGCAACGCGCGATGAACCGTATCAAAGTATCTTCTTCAGGTGAAAACCGATAA
- a CDS encoding DUF1146 family protein → MSTVDAGAAVGTNGLLSIIISLLCIGLSWWALQNFKFDLLVRHPKSAAGKMLHLLLAIVLGHFVSAFLLDYLQWTQALRFMF, encoded by the coding sequence ATGAGCACAGTAGATGCGGGAGCCGCTGTCGGCACAAACGGTTTGCTATCCATTATCATCTCGCTGCTTTGCATTGGTCTTTCATGGTGGGCGTTGCAAAATTTCAAGTTTGATCTGCTGGTTCGTCATCCCAAGAGTGCTGCCGGTAAAATGCTTCATTTACTGCTGGCGATTGTGCTTGGGCATTTCGTATCCGCGTTTTTGCTCGACTATCTCCAGTGGACACAGGCATTGCGATTTATGTTTTGA
- the murA gene encoding UDP-N-acetylglucosamine 1-carboxyvinyltransferase codes for MSKFIVRGGKRLTGNVKVSGAKNSVLPIIAASLLGEKGVSIIHEAPSLDDVMTINKVLESLGAVVTYQNETIHVDAQELSSCEAPYEWVSKMRASFLVMGPLLTRLGKTRISLPGGCAIGTRPIDQHLKGFEAMGAEINLGHGYIEAKCDGRLRGTKIYLDVASVGATENIMMAATLAEGITTIENAAKEPEIVDLANFLNGMGAKVRGAGTGVIRIEGVEKLQGTEHTVIPDRIEAGTYMVAAAITGGDVYVEGAIADHLGPVIAKMEEMGVEITPDENGVRVVANHPLRAVDVKTLPYPGFPTDMQAQMMALMLGSEGTSIITETVFENRFMHVDEFNLMNAGIRIEGRTSIVTGGPQLVGAKVCATDLRAGAALICAGLIAEGTTEVGGTHHIDRGYVHLAEKLSGLGADIWRLEEAEVNTVPSASEAAAMLAEKAKTASASMLNVQTTGV; via the coding sequence ATGAGCAAATTTATCGTCCGCGGTGGCAAGCGATTGACAGGGAATGTCAAAGTTAGCGGGGCAAAGAATTCAGTTCTCCCGATTATTGCTGCCTCTTTACTGGGAGAAAAAGGTGTAAGCATCATTCACGAAGCACCTTCCCTTGACGATGTAATGACTATCAACAAAGTATTGGAATCGCTTGGAGCTGTGGTTACATACCAGAATGAGACAATCCATGTCGATGCACAGGAATTGTCTTCTTGCGAAGCCCCGTATGAGTGGGTTAGCAAAATGCGTGCTTCTTTTCTGGTAATGGGTCCGCTGTTGACCCGTCTGGGCAAAACCCGTATTTCGCTGCCGGGCGGCTGTGCCATTGGTACACGTCCGATTGATCAGCATTTGAAAGGCTTTGAAGCAATGGGCGCAGAGATCAATCTGGGTCATGGCTACATTGAAGCCAAATGCGATGGCAGACTGCGCGGCACCAAGATTTATCTGGATGTTGCAAGTGTGGGTGCTACCGAGAACATCATGATGGCTGCTACTCTGGCAGAGGGTATCACAACGATTGAGAATGCTGCCAAAGAACCAGAAATCGTGGATCTGGCAAACTTCCTGAACGGAATGGGTGCCAAAGTTCGCGGTGCAGGTACAGGAGTAATTCGCATTGAAGGCGTGGAAAAACTGCAGGGAACCGAGCATACCGTTATTCCTGACCGTATCGAAGCTGGAACGTATATGGTAGCTGCGGCTATCACGGGCGGCGACGTATATGTCGAAGGCGCGATTGCAGACCATCTGGGTCCAGTCATTGCCAAAATGGAAGAAATGGGTGTAGAAATTACACCGGATGAGAATGGTGTACGTGTTGTCGCTAATCATCCGCTCCGTGCTGTAGATGTCAAAACATTGCCTTACCCTGGATTCCCGACGGATATGCAGGCGCAAATGATGGCGTTGATGCTTGGGTCCGAAGGAACCAGCATCATTACTGAAACTGTGTTTGAGAATCGCTTTATGCACGTGGATGAGTTCAACCTGATGAATGCGGGAATCCGTATCGAAGGCAGAACATCCATCGTAACAGGCGGTCCACAACTGGTTGGCGCTAAAGTATGTGCAACCGACCTTCGTGCTGGTGCTGCATTGATCTGTGCTGGTCTGATTGCCGAAGGTACAACCGAAGTGGGCGGTACTCATCATATCGACCGCGGGTATGTACATCTGGCTGAAAAGCTGTCCGGTCTGGGTGCAGACATCTGGCGTCTGGAAGAAGCCGAAGTCAACACTGTACCATCGGCAAGCGAAGCTGCTGCGATGCTGGCTGAAAAAGCCAAAACCGCAAGTGCATCGATGCTGAATGTACAAACGACTGGCGTGTAA
- a CDS encoding rod shape-determining protein: MFSKDIGIDLGTANVLIHVKGKGVVLDEPSVVTLETDTKRVLAVGEEARRMIGRTPGNIVAIRPLRDGVIADFDVTETMLKHFINKVGARNWYSHPRILICAPTNITSVEQKSIREAAERTGAKDVFLEAEPKAAAIGAGMNIFEPSGNMVIDIGGGTTDIAVLSMGDIVTSSSLKVAGDKFDDSIMRYIKNEYKLLIGERTAEDIKVNIATVRPSGIQREMDIRGRDMVTGLPKTVTITANEVQNALSDTILSIVSSAKMVLEQTPPELSADIIDRGVILTGGGALLDGLEELLSQELHVPVLVAEDPMHCVVKGTGIMLNNLDKVSKKKF, encoded by the coding sequence ATGTTTAGCAAGGATATCGGAATTGATCTGGGTACGGCAAACGTACTCATTCACGTAAAAGGTAAAGGTGTAGTGCTGGATGAACCATCTGTCGTAACGCTGGAAACAGACACCAAACGCGTACTGGCTGTCGGTGAGGAAGCTCGCCGCATGATCGGCAGAACACCAGGCAATATTGTAGCGATTCGTCCACTGCGTGACGGCGTTATTGCTGATTTTGATGTAACAGAAACGATGCTTAAACATTTTATTAATAAAGTAGGTGCGCGCAACTGGTACAGTCATCCGCGCATTCTCATTTGTGCGCCGACGAACATTACCTCCGTTGAGCAAAAGTCGATTCGCGAAGCGGCAGAGCGTACGGGAGCAAAAGATGTATTTTTGGAAGCTGAACCGAAAGCGGCTGCGATTGGTGCAGGCATGAACATTTTTGAGCCGAGCGGTAACATGGTAATCGACATCGGTGGCGGTACGACTGATATTGCCGTCTTGTCGATGGGGGATATCGTTACGTCTTCTTCATTAAAAGTAGCTGGCGACAAATTCGACGATTCCATTATGCGCTATATTAAAAATGAATATAAATTGCTGATTGGTGAACGTACAGCGGAAGACATCAAAGTCAATATCGCTACCGTTCGTCCAAGCGGCATTCAACGTGAGATGGATATTCGTGGTCGTGATATGGTTACCGGTCTGCCGAAGACAGTGACAATCACGGCAAATGAAGTTCAGAACGCGCTGTCCGACACCATTCTGTCGATCGTCAGTTCCGCTAAAATGGTATTGGAGCAGACTCCACCGGAATTGTCGGCAGATATTATCGACCGTGGCGTCATTTTGACCGGCGGCGGTGCGCTGCTGGATGGTCTCGAAGAGCTGTTGTCCCAAGAATTGCACGTACCCGTATTGGTTGCAGAAGACCCTATGCACTGCGTGGTCAAAGGAACTGGAATTATGTTAAATAATTTGGATAAAGTATCTAAAAAAAAGTTCTAA